From a single Streptomyces liliifuscus genomic region:
- a CDS encoding Hsp70 family protein, protein MTSTGIDFGTTNSVVAQWQGDDAEVLPLDAHHIDADWRRPGFEQLFPSVVGVSSLRRGPLFGWEAKLRSEEAAEACKRLLKSDEYVTIQDRRFAATTVAAGVFTAMRDGAQHNLTDIDRAVITVPANATGAARYRTRAAARFAGIEVQALLNEPTAAAISYVHDFREDSQILVFDWGGGTIDVTVLDYSDGFFEERASRGVTELGGLEIDRRLRELVLERAPARRAWTPAQERQFRLDVERNKILLSSQPFVTVITPDGIGVKIHQSELEEAIGDLVDRALGPVEQCLKDLHMAPLDVDEILMIGGTSQIPNVRAAVAEALQMEPVPTELCDPMTAVARGASIAAAVLAGETEGVIQVATSHALGTMVKDPSGRKRFSQIIPRNSPLPWKERKSYTPHQDHARQLSVEIWEGDPDKELAHRDNVQLTELTLKYPTPRVRDESRFDLEYTYDSNGLLHVKATLEHTGEVVVDQEVESFGSGGPTPEVREELNRLLKGNSNPDPLRSTASATGTHPVPAPPKARPVTLDGGPHTLVVDGSNLAWIGHSPVRPGVYEDDDHPSFSQLQAARAALAKKYPEADIHVVVDASFRHKVADAEREAVAAALSKGDIIQPPAGTEGKGDALVAVIADDSGAMVVTNDNFAELQGRYPWLREKGRVLGATCSKGVWFFTERICVAPRGRG, encoded by the coding sequence GTGACCTCGACAGGAATCGACTTCGGTACGACGAACTCCGTCGTGGCCCAGTGGCAGGGCGACGACGCCGAGGTGCTGCCGCTCGATGCGCACCACATCGACGCCGACTGGCGGCGGCCGGGGTTCGAGCAGCTCTTCCCCTCGGTCGTGGGTGTCAGCTCGCTTCGGCGCGGCCCTCTGTTCGGCTGGGAGGCCAAGCTCCGCTCCGAGGAGGCGGCCGAAGCCTGCAAGCGGCTCCTCAAGAGCGACGAGTACGTGACCATTCAGGACAGGCGCTTCGCGGCGACAACCGTCGCGGCGGGTGTCTTCACCGCCATGCGCGACGGCGCCCAGCACAACCTCACCGACATCGATCGCGCCGTCATCACTGTGCCCGCCAATGCGACGGGCGCCGCCCGGTACCGGACCAGGGCAGCGGCACGGTTCGCCGGCATTGAGGTCCAGGCCCTGCTCAACGAACCGACGGCGGCCGCTATCTCGTACGTTCACGACTTTCGCGAGGACTCCCAGATCCTGGTCTTCGACTGGGGCGGCGGCACCATCGACGTAACCGTGCTCGACTACTCGGACGGGTTCTTCGAGGAGCGCGCGTCCCGTGGAGTGACGGAGCTCGGCGGTCTGGAGATCGACCGGCGGTTGCGTGAACTCGTCCTCGAACGAGCGCCCGCGCGCAGGGCCTGGACTCCGGCACAGGAGCGGCAGTTCCGCCTGGACGTGGAGCGGAACAAGATCCTGCTCTCCTCCCAGCCGTTCGTCACGGTGATCACCCCTGACGGTATCGGCGTCAAGATCCACCAGAGTGAGCTGGAGGAGGCCATCGGCGACCTCGTCGACCGCGCCCTTGGACCTGTGGAGCAGTGCCTGAAGGACTTGCACATGGCCCCGCTCGACGTGGACGAGATCCTCATGATCGGCGGTACGAGCCAGATTCCCAACGTACGGGCCGCCGTCGCCGAAGCACTCCAGATGGAGCCCGTGCCCACCGAGCTGTGCGACCCGATGACAGCGGTCGCGCGTGGCGCGTCGATCGCGGCGGCGGTGCTCGCCGGTGAGACCGAGGGAGTGATCCAGGTCGCCACCAGCCATGCGCTCGGCACGATGGTCAAGGACCCCTCGGGGCGCAAGCGGTTCAGCCAGATCATCCCCAGGAACTCGCCGCTGCCCTGGAAGGAGCGTAAGAGCTACACGCCGCACCAGGACCACGCGCGGCAGCTGTCCGTGGAGATCTGGGAGGGCGATCCGGACAAGGAGCTCGCGCACCGCGATAACGTGCAGCTCACCGAGCTCACCCTCAAGTACCCCACGCCGCGGGTCCGTGACGAGTCCCGCTTCGACCTGGAGTACACGTATGACTCCAATGGTCTGCTCCACGTCAAGGCCACCTTGGAGCACACGGGTGAGGTTGTGGTCGACCAAGAAGTCGAGAGCTTCGGTTCGGGTGGCCCCACGCCCGAGGTCCGTGAGGAGCTGAACCGCCTGCTGAAGGGCAACTCGAATCCGGACCCCCTCAGATCGACCGCGTCGGCCACGGGCACCCACCCCGTTCCCGCGCCTCCGAAGGCACGGCCGGTGACGCTCGACGGCGGCCCGCACACCCTGGTCGTCGACGGCTCCAACCTCGCCTGGATCGGTCATTCACCGGTCCGCCCGGGGGTCTACGAAGACGACGATCACCCGAGTTTCTCTCAACTACAGGCCGCGCGGGCGGCGCTGGCCAAGAAATACCCCGAGGCCGACATTCATGTCGTGGTCGACGCCAGCTTCCGGCACAAGGTCGCGGACGCGGAACGTGAAGCCGTGGCGGCCGCCCTCAGTAAGGGAGACATCATCCAGCCGCCAGCCGGTACCGAGGGCAAGGGCGACGCCCTCGTGGC